In Chitinophaga nivalis, a single genomic region encodes these proteins:
- the scpB gene encoding SMC-Scp complex subunit ScpB → MEISQIIPHVEALIFAADRPLPLLEIVELLNNALAFLEDRTTLDQVEAAMEAIREKYSSEFYAFEVRSSGGGYQFLTKKEYYQTVAQLNGDKFLKRLSTAALETLAIIAYRQPISKGEIEYIRGVSTDYSIQKLLEKELIVITGRSEDLPGKPLLYAVSRSFMDYFGISSAADLPKLKELFDEEMVQPTLINDDTATLGRGEHSGGTPVTENQHAMMVSEDGELLDPDHQLDEVIADAATPPASEDADAEPDDEIVLPEETPEEIPEASVSEEEEEIIAEEEEIDEPVEAEIKDEETAAEEGNEEVDNIVAAEEESEEAEDEEDEEDDQDEEGDEEDGEEDDDDDDDDDDDDDDDDDDEEDEEDEDLEEEDDDVDDDQDSDDPENNEEDKNNK, encoded by the coding sequence ATGGAAATATCACAGATCATTCCGCATGTGGAAGCATTGATTTTTGCGGCCGACCGCCCACTGCCACTGCTGGAAATAGTGGAACTGTTGAACAATGCATTGGCTTTCCTGGAAGACCGTACGACACTCGATCAGGTGGAAGCGGCCATGGAGGCTATCCGGGAGAAATACAGCTCCGAGTTTTACGCCTTCGAGGTACGCAGCAGCGGCGGAGGATATCAATTCCTCACCAAAAAAGAGTACTACCAGACAGTGGCCCAGCTGAACGGCGATAAATTCCTGAAAAGGTTGTCTACCGCAGCACTGGAAACACTGGCTATCATCGCTTACCGGCAGCCTATCTCCAAGGGCGAAATTGAATATATCCGCGGTGTAAGTACGGACTACTCTATTCAGAAACTACTGGAAAAAGAACTGATTGTGATTACCGGCCGTAGTGAAGACTTGCCCGGAAAACCTTTGCTGTATGCTGTTTCCCGTAGCTTCATGGATTATTTCGGCATCAGTTCTGCCGCAGATCTGCCTAAACTGAAAGAATTGTTTGACGAGGAAATGGTACAACCTACCCTCATCAATGACGATACAGCTACCCTGGGCCGTGGTGAACACAGTGGCGGTACGCCGGTTACAGAAAACCAGCATGCTATGATGGTATCTGAAGACGGCGAACTGCTGGACCCCGATCATCAGCTGGATGAGGTAATAGCCGATGCAGCTACGCCTCCTGCCTCGGAAGATGCGGATGCAGAACCGGATGATGAAATCGTGCTGCCGGAAGAGACACCGGAGGAAATACCGGAAGCCAGTGTATCCGAAGAAGAAGAGGAAATCATTGCGGAGGAAGAAGAGATAGATGAACCAGTGGAAGCGGAGATAAAAGATGAGGAGACGGCAGCGGAAGAGGGAAATGAAGAAGTGGATAATATAGTAGCAGCGGAAGAAGAGAGCGAGGAAGCAGAGGACGAGGAGGACGAGGAGGATGATCAGGATGAGGAGGGTGACGAAGAAGATGGAGAGGAAGATGACGACGATGATGACGATGATGATGATGACGATGATGATGATGATGATGACGAGGAAGATGAGGAAGATGAGGATCTGGAAGAAGAAGATGATGATGTAGATGATGATCAGGATAGTGATGACCCGGAAAACAACGAAGAAGACAAAAACAATAAATAA
- a CDS encoding purine-nucleoside phosphorylase: MDLLLEQIAAATAYLQSFSFAQPRVGVVLGTGLGELVKHITIAHSIPYQQIPHFPESTVESHKGHLILGHIGTTPVIAMQGRFHYYEGYTMQQITFPVRVMKALGIEQLLLSNAAGGMNPAYKKGSLVLLDDHINMQPENPLRGLNSPAFGPRFPDMSRPYDPVLGQKLQAAATALGAPLQSGVYVSVMGPNLETRAEYRFLRMIGADLVGMSTVPEVIVANQLQLPCAAVSVVTDECDPDNLHPVSIEEIIAVAGTADKLLSSVFAQVIAAL, from the coding sequence ATGGACTTATTACTTGAACAAATAGCAGCTGCCACGGCTTACCTGCAATCCTTTTCCTTTGCACAACCCCGTGTAGGCGTCGTATTGGGCACTGGTCTGGGAGAACTGGTTAAACATATTACCATCGCGCACAGTATTCCTTATCAGCAGATCCCGCATTTTCCGGAATCCACGGTAGAATCGCACAAAGGGCATCTGATTCTCGGGCATATCGGCACTACGCCGGTAATAGCGATGCAGGGCCGGTTTCATTATTATGAAGGGTATACCATGCAGCAAATCACTTTTCCGGTACGGGTCATGAAGGCACTGGGTATTGAACAGCTGTTGCTGAGTAATGCTGCCGGCGGCATGAATCCTGCCTACAAAAAGGGTAGTCTGGTGTTATTGGATGACCACATCAATATGCAGCCGGAGAATCCGCTGCGTGGCCTTAATTCACCCGCTTTTGGCCCTCGTTTCCCGGATATGAGCCGTCCTTATGATCCGGTACTGGGACAAAAATTACAGGCCGCTGCTACCGCACTGGGCGCTCCGCTACAAAGCGGTGTATACGTATCCGTGATGGGGCCGAACCTGGAAACCAGGGCGGAATACCGTTTCCTGCGTATGATAGGTGCTGATCTGGTAGGTATGAGTACTGTTCCGGAAGTAATTGTAGCCAACCAGTTACAGCTTCCCTGCGCGGCTGTATCGGTCGTAACCGATGAATGTGATCCGGACAACCTGCACCCGGTTTCCATTGAAGAAATTATAGCGGTAGCCGGTACGGCAGATAAACTGCTGAGTAGCGTGTTTGCACAGGTGATTGCGGCATTATAG
- a CDS encoding SDR family oxidoreductase, translated as MTYKDKVILITGASSGIGHELALLLARQQARLILAARRQPALEAVRNECLLLTPYCEILPMDVTDETQIQAGVTKALQFFGKIDVLVNNAGVTQRSKLIDTTVNAVRQLMEVNFFGPVMLTKALLPHFREQGGGQVIVISSMAGLMGYPWRSGYNAAKHALQGYFETLQTEQPIPHLYTTLVCPGRIHTPITYAAVTANGEPYGKMDPHQAKGMPVTTCARRILKAMQQRKKLVLIAREEKILLWCKRYFPPLFYLIARKGN; from the coding sequence ATGACCTATAAAGACAAAGTTATACTCATTACAGGCGCCAGCTCCGGCATCGGCCACGAGCTGGCGCTTTTACTGGCCCGGCAACAAGCCCGGCTTATTCTGGCAGCACGCAGGCAACCCGCCCTGGAAGCCGTACGCAATGAATGTCTGTTGCTGACACCCTACTGCGAAATACTGCCGATGGACGTTACAGACGAAACGCAGATACAGGCAGGGGTAACAAAAGCACTACAGTTTTTTGGGAAGATAGATGTACTGGTCAACAATGCCGGCGTTACCCAACGTTCCAAACTGATAGATACCACCGTAAACGCCGTGCGTCAGCTGATGGAAGTGAACTTCTTTGGCCCGGTAATGCTCACCAAAGCCCTGCTGCCCCACTTCCGGGAACAGGGAGGCGGTCAGGTCATTGTGATCAGCAGTATGGCTGGCCTGATGGGTTATCCGTGGCGATCCGGCTATAATGCCGCCAAACATGCCCTCCAGGGTTACTTTGAAACCCTGCAAACCGAACAACCGATTCCCCATTTGTATACCACGCTGGTATGCCCCGGGCGTATTCATACCCCGATTACCTATGCGGCCGTTACCGCCAATGGCGAACCTTATGGTAAAATGGACCCTCACCAGGCCAAAGGCATGCCGGTAACCACCTGTGCCCGACGTATCCTGAAAGCCATGCAGCAACGGAAAAAACTGGTGCTGATTGCACGGGAAGAAAAGATACTGCTGTGGTGCAAAAGATATTTCCCTCCCTTATTCTATCTGATTGCACGCAAGGGGAATTAA
- a CDS encoding 3-keto-disaccharide hydrolase, which translates to MKKAMFTFVLGAALVLTTGHTFAQKAQSLFNGKNLDGWKIYGTEKWYVENGELICESGPDKEYGYLGTDKQYKDFELTLQFKQEADGNSGVFFHSSLEGTKITGWQAEVAPPGMHTGGIYESYGRGWLIQPDKSKEQFLKMGEWNTMKVKVVGNQVTTWLNGHEMITLKDEKIGAVNGQIALQIHSGGGIKVKWKNIRLTPVKS; encoded by the coding sequence ATGAAAAAAGCCATGTTTACATTCGTACTGGGCGCAGCCCTTGTACTCACCACGGGCCATACTTTTGCACAAAAAGCCCAGTCTCTTTTCAACGGCAAAAACCTGGATGGCTGGAAAATTTACGGTACAGAGAAATGGTATGTGGAAAACGGAGAACTGATCTGTGAAAGCGGTCCGGATAAAGAATACGGCTACCTCGGCACGGATAAGCAGTACAAAGATTTTGAACTCACCCTGCAATTCAAACAGGAAGCCGATGGTAACAGCGGCGTATTTTTCCACTCTTCCCTGGAAGGCACCAAAATTACGGGCTGGCAGGCAGAAGTAGCGCCTCCCGGCATGCATACCGGCGGTATCTATGAATCCTATGGCCGCGGATGGCTCATCCAGCCGGATAAATCCAAGGAACAATTCCTGAAAATGGGCGAGTGGAATACCATGAAAGTAAAAGTAGTGGGTAACCAGGTTACCACGTGGCTGAACGGGCATGAAATGATCACCCTGAAAGACGAAAAAATCGGTGCTGTAAACGGCCAGATAGCCCTGCAGATCCACTCCGGCGGCGGTATTAAAGTGAAATGGAAAAATATCCGGCTCACTCCCGTGAAATCATGA
- the rny gene encoding ribonuclease Y produces the protein MGVTLITTIAAVVALIIGIVLGKVIFAKNTQQKIDEAELQAKKIIADGQVTAENLKKDRLLEAKEKYLQLKSEYEKEVLQRNQKLSESENRIKQKEQGLNQKNEQLQKQLNENEAIKETLNRQMELVTIKRTELEKHQEEHIRRLEKVAGLTAEEAKHQLVESLKEEARSQALSHIQEIIEDAKLKANKEAKKIIIQSIQRTAAEQTIENTITVFTLESDEIKGQIIGREGRNIRAIEAATGVDLIVDDTPEAIVLSSFDPLRREIARLSLQRLVQDGRIHPARIEEVVEKTKKQLEEQVMDIGERTVIELGIHGLHKELVRLVGKMRFRSSYGQNLLMHSKETANLCAIMAAELGLNPKLAKRAGLLHDIGKVPDEETELSHALLGAKLAEKYGEHAAVVNAIGAHHDEMEMQYVISPIVQACDAISGARPGARREIMQSYLQRIKDLENLALSHDGVEKAYAIQAGRELRIIVESDKVSDGDADRLSFEIANKIQTEMQYPGQIKVTVIREKRAVNIAR, from the coding sequence ATGGGTGTTACACTTATCACGACAATAGCTGCAGTAGTGGCATTGATCATTGGGATTGTGCTAGGTAAGGTGATTTTTGCCAAAAATACACAGCAAAAGATTGACGAGGCGGAGCTACAGGCTAAAAAAATCATAGCCGACGGGCAAGTCACTGCAGAAAACCTCAAGAAAGACAGGCTCCTGGAAGCCAAAGAAAAATACCTGCAACTTAAAAGCGAGTATGAGAAAGAAGTCCTGCAACGTAACCAGAAACTGAGTGAGTCAGAAAACCGGATTAAACAGAAAGAGCAGGGACTGAACCAGAAAAATGAACAGCTTCAGAAACAGTTAAATGAAAATGAAGCCATCAAGGAAACCTTGAACCGTCAGATGGAACTGGTGACCATCAAACGTACCGAACTCGAAAAACACCAGGAAGAACATATCCGCAGACTTGAAAAAGTAGCCGGGTTAACTGCCGAAGAAGCAAAACATCAACTGGTAGAAAGCTTAAAAGAAGAAGCCCGCTCACAGGCGCTTTCACACATCCAGGAAATCATTGAAGACGCCAAATTAAAGGCGAACAAAGAAGCGAAAAAAATCATCATCCAATCTATCCAGCGTACTGCTGCGGAACAAACCATTGAAAATACCATCACGGTATTTACCCTGGAAAGTGATGAAATCAAAGGTCAGATCATTGGTCGTGAAGGCCGTAACATCCGGGCTATTGAAGCCGCTACCGGTGTAGATCTGATCGTAGACGATACCCCTGAAGCCATTGTATTATCCTCCTTCGATCCGCTGCGTCGCGAAATTGCGCGTTTATCCCTGCAGCGCCTCGTACAGGACGGACGTATCCACCCTGCCCGTATTGAAGAAGTAGTAGAAAAAACAAAGAAACAACTGGAAGAACAGGTAATGGATATCGGTGAAAGAACCGTTATCGAACTGGGTATCCATGGGCTGCATAAAGAACTGGTGCGCCTGGTAGGTAAGATGCGTTTCCGCTCTTCCTATGGCCAGAACCTCCTGATGCACTCCAAAGAGACGGCTAATCTTTGCGCTATCATGGCAGCAGAGCTGGGCCTCAATCCAAAACTGGCCAAACGTGCAGGCTTACTGCATGATATTGGTAAAGTACCGGATGAAGAAACAGAATTGAGCCACGCCCTCCTGGGCGCCAAACTGGCGGAAAAATATGGTGAACACGCTGCCGTAGTAAATGCGATCGGTGCTCACCACGATGAAATGGAAATGCAGTATGTTATTTCCCCGATCGTTCAGGCCTGTGATGCCATCAGCGGTGCCCGTCCGGGTGCCCGCCGTGAAATCATGCAAAGCTACCTGCAACGTATCAAAGACCTGGAAAACCTGGCACTCTCCCACGATGGTGTGGAAAAAGCCTATGCTATCCAGGCCGGTAGAGAACTGCGTATCATTGTGGAAAGTGATAAAGTATCCGATGGAGATGCCGACCGCCTCTCTTTCGAGATCGCCAATAAGATACAAACAGAAATGCAGTATCCTGGTCAGATCAAAGTAACCGTTATCCGCGAAAAGAGAGCCGTCAACATCGCCAGATAA
- a CDS encoding cell division protein ZapA produces MEQLIPINIVVSDRSYRIKIKPEEEEEVRRIMKEVNEKIVDFKTSYAGKDQQDYIAMALIMYATHPGTSGGKAQAITAPFLQEKLEKLEEIINQALG; encoded by the coding sequence ATGGAGCAACTCATTCCTATCAACATTGTTGTATCAGACCGCTCTTACCGGATAAAAATCAAACCGGAAGAAGAGGAAGAGGTACGTCGTATTATGAAAGAAGTGAATGAGAAGATAGTTGATTTTAAAACTTCCTACGCTGGAAAAGACCAGCAGGACTACATTGCTATGGCCCTCATTATGTATGCTACCCATCCGGGAACCAGCGGAGGCAAGGCACAGGCTATCACCGCCCCCTTTCTGCAGGAGAAACTGGAAAAGCTGGAAGAAATAATCAACCAGGCACTGGGTTAA
- the pheT gene encoding phenylalanine--tRNA ligase subunit beta, whose protein sequence is MTISYNWLCDYLPVKPAPEELSTILTRIGLEVESLEKFEAIKGSLAGLVIGEVLTAEKHPNADKLKLTTVNTGNGEPLHIVCGAPNVAVGQKVVVAPIGTTIYPAGGEPLTMKKAKIRGEESQGMICAEDEIGLGSSHDGILVLDPSLQPGTPASEIFQPAQDWIYEIGLTPNRMDAMSHIGVARDVCAFLNNLENTHQYQIQLPEIKVLPEAATKLPVSITIENTDACPRYSGISITGIQVAPSPAWLQNKLTAIGVRPINNIVDITNFVLHETGQPLHAFDTAAIKGNAVVVKNLPQNTPFITLDGKERKLDATDLMICNGASEGMCIAGVFGGLHSGVSDSTQNIFLESAFFHAGTIRTTSFRHGLRTDAATRFEKGVDISNVVIALQRAATLICELAGGKAASDITDIYPAVKTKTQVEVTYAYIHKLSGSPYPADKIKNILRHLGFDLLSENETGFRVAVPFSKPDISLPADIVEEIMRIDGLDNIAIPAKVMISPAISAQPDAERVKEKVADYLAANGFHEIFTNSITNSRYFTPEVLEYTVKMMNSLTVELDVMRPSMLETGLESIAHNLNRKNEDLLFFEFGKTYQVQEQRYIENNHLVLYLTGNKTATTWMHPDSVVDFYFLKGFVINILRQLGYSQLQWIEGTDPNLQPAWEIKVKNQVVVTLGGVVPQKLKQFDIKQPVWYATFNWDKILGLLQKSDNFYKEIPRFPAVRRDLALVLDKQVKFAAVETAARSVKSALLQHINLFDIFESEKLGANKKSYAVSFTFLDSQKTLTDKEIDSVMEKLVKTFETQLQAEIRK, encoded by the coding sequence ATGACGATTTCATACAACTGGCTATGTGATTATTTACCGGTGAAGCCTGCGCCGGAGGAGTTATCCACCATTTTAACAAGAATAGGTCTGGAAGTGGAAAGCCTGGAAAAATTTGAAGCAATAAAAGGAAGTCTGGCCGGCCTCGTCATCGGAGAGGTATTAACAGCCGAAAAACACCCCAACGCTGATAAACTGAAACTGACCACTGTCAATACAGGCAACGGCGAACCACTCCACATCGTTTGCGGGGCTCCGAATGTAGCTGTGGGCCAGAAAGTAGTAGTAGCCCCCATCGGCACCACCATTTATCCGGCTGGCGGCGAACCGCTGACCATGAAGAAGGCGAAGATCCGGGGCGAAGAAAGCCAGGGTATGATTTGTGCAGAAGATGAAATTGGCCTCGGCAGCAGTCATGATGGTATCCTCGTACTGGACCCGTCCCTGCAACCCGGCACCCCTGCCAGTGAAATATTTCAGCCCGCCCAGGACTGGATATACGAAATAGGCCTTACGCCCAACCGGATGGATGCCATGAGTCATATCGGCGTAGCCCGCGATGTATGTGCCTTCCTCAACAACCTGGAGAATACCCATCAATACCAGATACAGTTACCGGAAATCAAAGTCCTCCCGGAAGCAGCTACCAAACTGCCCGTGAGCATTACCATAGAAAATACAGATGCCTGCCCGCGTTATAGCGGCATCAGCATCACCGGTATCCAGGTAGCGCCTTCTCCGGCATGGCTGCAAAACAAACTGACTGCCATCGGCGTGCGTCCGATCAATAATATTGTGGATATCACCAATTTTGTGCTGCATGAAACCGGACAGCCCCTGCACGCATTTGACACTGCTGCGATCAAAGGCAATGCGGTGGTGGTAAAGAACCTGCCACAGAATACCCCTTTTATCACCCTCGACGGCAAAGAAAGGAAACTGGACGCCACAGATCTGATGATCTGCAACGGCGCCAGTGAAGGCATGTGTATTGCCGGCGTATTCGGCGGACTGCATTCAGGCGTGAGTGATAGCACCCAGAACATATTCCTGGAAAGTGCCTTCTTCCATGCAGGCACCATCCGTACCACCTCTTTCCGGCACGGACTGCGTACCGACGCAGCCACCCGCTTCGAAAAAGGGGTAGACATCTCCAATGTGGTGATTGCCCTGCAACGCGCCGCTACCCTCATTTGTGAGCTGGCAGGCGGAAAAGCCGCTTCCGATATCACCGATATCTATCCGGCTGTTAAAACCAAAACCCAGGTGGAGGTAACATATGCCTATATACATAAACTGAGTGGCAGCCCTTATCCGGCAGACAAAATCAAAAATATCCTGCGTCACCTGGGCTTCGACCTGCTGTCTGAAAACGAAACAGGTTTCCGTGTAGCGGTACCTTTCAGCAAACCGGATATCAGTCTCCCTGCCGACATCGTAGAAGAAATCATGCGGATAGACGGATTGGACAATATTGCCATTCCTGCTAAAGTGATGATCTCTCCGGCTATATCAGCGCAGCCGGATGCAGAACGGGTGAAGGAAAAAGTGGCCGATTACCTGGCTGCCAACGGCTTCCATGAAATTTTTACCAACTCCATTACCAACAGCCGGTATTTCACCCCGGAAGTACTGGAGTATACCGTAAAAATGATGAACAGCCTGACCGTGGAGCTGGATGTTATGCGGCCTTCCATGCTGGAAACCGGTCTGGAAAGCATCGCCCATAACCTCAATCGTAAAAACGAAGACCTGCTGTTCTTTGAATTTGGTAAAACCTACCAGGTACAGGAACAACGCTATATAGAAAATAACCACCTGGTGCTTTACCTGACGGGTAATAAAACAGCTACCACCTGGATGCATCCGGACAGCGTAGTGGATTTTTATTTCCTGAAAGGGTTTGTGATCAATATTCTCCGTCAGCTGGGATACAGCCAGCTGCAATGGATAGAAGGCACTGATCCCAACCTGCAGCCAGCCTGGGAAATCAAGGTAAAAAATCAGGTAGTGGTAACGCTGGGAGGCGTAGTACCGCAGAAGCTGAAACAGTTTGACATCAAACAACCGGTATGGTATGCTACCTTTAATTGGGATAAAATACTGGGACTCTTGCAAAAAAGTGATAACTTTTACAAAGAAATCCCCCGTTTCCCGGCAGTACGTCGTGATCTGGCATTAGTATTGGATAAGCAGGTGAAATTTGCAGCCGTGGAAACAGCGGCACGCAGTGTGAAATCAGCTTTACTTCAGCATATCAATCTTTTCGACATATTTGAAAGCGAAAAACTGGGCGCTAATAAAAAGTCTTACGCCGTTAGTTTCACTTTCCTTGATAGTCAGAAAACGCTTACTGATAAAGAGATCGACAGTGTGATGGAGAAACTGGTGAAAACATTTGAAACACAGTTACAGGCAGAAATAAGAAAATAA
- the dnaB gene encoding replicative DNA helicase has translation MDLNLKKDRNVRRKPSIEVSSLVYGKIPPQAKELEEAVLGAVMLEKGAFDSVIEILKGECFYVEAHQLIFSAMTRLAAKSMPVDILTVTEELKSMGSLEAVGGPFTVMKLTNAVVSSANIEAHARIILQKFIQRELIRISGEILTESYEDTADVFDLLDSAESKLFEITNNHLRKNYDSIDRVLVNTMKRIEDLRNKGDDITGVPSGFPSLDKVTYGWQSTDLIIIAARPSVGKTAFALNLARNAALHPRFPKGAAVFSLEMSSGQIVQRILSAESEIKLEKISRGKLEEYEMKKLMTHGIERLAKAPIFIDDTPALNIFELRAKCRRLVHNHGVGVIIIDYLQLMSGGGEGRGSTNREQEISKISRDLKGLAKELQVPVIALSQLSRDVEKRKDGNKMPQLSDLRESGAIEQDADMVMFLYRPEYYEINTNEMGESNKGETHVRIAKHRNGQLDTIKLRAVLEFQRFEDDGSLENPGGGGSPFAGIRPQHGGGNDEAKLYIQKGSKMNDMNFDEGFEDAPF, from the coding sequence ATGGATCTCAATCTTAAGAAGGACCGCAATGTACGCAGAAAGCCGTCCATTGAAGTGTCATCCTTGGTGTACGGGAAAATACCACCACAGGCTAAAGAGTTGGAAGAAGCTGTTTTGGGAGCCGTAATGCTGGAAAAAGGTGCTTTTGATTCCGTAATTGAGATATTGAAAGGAGAGTGCTTTTATGTAGAAGCACACCAACTCATTTTTTCTGCCATGACCCGGTTGGCGGCTAAATCCATGCCGGTTGATATTCTTACCGTAACAGAAGAACTCAAATCAATGGGTTCACTGGAAGCGGTAGGCGGGCCTTTCACCGTGATGAAACTGACGAATGCGGTGGTGTCTTCTGCAAATATTGAAGCGCACGCCCGTATTATCCTGCAGAAATTTATCCAGCGGGAATTGATCCGTATCTCCGGTGAAATCCTGACCGAATCCTATGAGGATACAGCAGACGTATTTGACTTGCTCGACAGTGCTGAATCCAAATTATTTGAGATCACCAATAACCACCTTCGTAAAAACTATGATTCCATCGATCGTGTTCTGGTAAATACCATGAAACGTATCGAAGATCTGCGTAATAAAGGCGATGATATTACCGGGGTTCCTTCCGGGTTTCCTTCTCTTGATAAGGTGACCTACGGCTGGCAATCTACGGATCTGATCATCATCGCAGCCCGTCCTTCCGTGGGTAAGACCGCCTTCGCACTGAACCTGGCACGTAACGCCGCACTGCACCCCCGTTTCCCGAAAGGTGCTGCGGTATTCTCGCTGGAGATGTCCTCCGGCCAGATTGTACAGCGTATTCTTTCTGCCGAATCAGAAATCAAACTCGAAAAGATTTCCCGTGGTAAGCTGGAAGAATATGAGATGAAGAAGCTGATGACACACGGTATTGAACGGTTGGCAAAAGCACCTATCTTCATCGATGATACACCGGCACTGAACATCTTTGAGTTGCGCGCCAAATGCCGGCGACTGGTGCATAACCACGGCGTAGGCGTTATCATCATCGACTACCTGCAGCTGATGAGCGGCGGTGGAGAAGGCAGAGGAAGTACCAACCGTGAACAGGAAATCAGTAAAATCTCCCGGGATCTGAAAGGACTGGCAAAGGAGTTACAGGTACCGGTAATCGCCCTGTCGCAGTTGAGCCGTGATGTGGAAAAACGTAAGGATGGTAACAAAATGCCGCAGCTGAGTGACCTCCGTGAATCCGGAGCGATTGAACAGGATGCGGACATGGTAATGTTCCTCTATCGTCCGGAGTATTATGAAATCAATACCAACGAAATGGGTGAATCCAATAAGGGTGAAACCCACGTCCGGATAGCCAAGCACCGTAATGGTCAGCTGGATACCATCAAACTCAGGGCAGTACTGGAATTTCAGCGTTTTGAAGATGATGGCAGCCTGGAAAATCCTGGCGGCGGTGGTAGTCCTTTCGCAGGTATCCGTCCGCAGCATGGTGGTGGTAATGATGAAGCGAAGCTGTACATCCAGAAAGGCTCCAAAATGAATGATATGAATTTCGACGAAGGGTTTGAAGATGCTCCTTTTTAG
- a CDS encoding MATE family efflux transporter produces the protein MKQLYFKYKHHYKDNFSLAYPVVISQLGHTLVGLSDSIIIGHTGKVPLAAVSLGNSLFNIFMVTGIGMSYGLTPLIAQENGRGNKRAIGNLLSHSLIINMIVGLLLSGVIYGGSCYLNLLGQEADVAEQAAPFLQFLAVSFIPLMLFLSFKQFAEGLGFTRQAMNISIIGNILNIIIGITLVYGLFGMPRLGVIGVGIATLTDRLVMGIAMAFYVLKAPRFKPYLVSFGFKKLQAATMKKILGIGTPVALQYIFEISAFSGAAVMVGWIGAAELAAHQIAISLASMTYMMASGISAAAGIKSGNNFGKKDFISLRLSAIASYHMVLVLMGFTALLFTVFNYLLPAMYIQDQQVITIAAHLLLIAAFFQLFDGTQVVGLGILRGLGDVKVPTLITLVAYWVLGIPLAYLLGIRLEYGVQGIWWALLLGLLVASILLFMRFHAKSKRYAQE, from the coding sequence ATGAAACAGCTGTATTTTAAATACAAACATCATTACAAGGACAATTTCTCTTTGGCCTATCCGGTGGTCATCTCCCAACTGGGACATACCCTGGTGGGATTATCAGATAGCATTATTATTGGTCATACGGGAAAAGTGCCGCTGGCCGCCGTATCGTTGGGCAATAGTTTGTTTAACATCTTTATGGTAACGGGCATTGGCATGTCGTATGGTTTAACGCCCCTCATTGCACAGGAAAATGGCCGTGGCAACAAAAGGGCGATCGGCAATCTGCTGAGCCATAGTCTGATCATCAACATGATTGTTGGACTGCTGCTGTCTGGCGTTATTTATGGAGGCAGCTGTTACCTGAACCTGCTGGGACAGGAAGCAGATGTAGCAGAACAGGCCGCCCCTTTTCTTCAATTCCTGGCTGTTTCCTTTATTCCGCTGATGTTGTTCCTGTCTTTCAAACAATTTGCAGAAGGACTGGGATTTACACGGCAGGCGATGAACATCAGTATCATTGGTAACATCCTCAATATTATTATTGGGATTACCCTGGTATATGGCTTGTTTGGAATGCCCCGCCTGGGCGTAATCGGGGTGGGTATTGCCACCTTAACCGACCGGCTGGTAATGGGTATTGCCATGGCTTTTTATGTGTTGAAAGCACCCCGTTTTAAACCTTACCTGGTTTCTTTCGGGTTTAAAAAACTGCAGGCAGCTACCATGAAAAAGATCCTGGGAATTGGTACGCCGGTGGCGTTGCAGTATATTTTTGAAATCAGCGCTTTCAGTGGCGCAGCCGTAATGGTAGGTTGGATTGGCGCTGCTGAACTGGCCGCACACCAGATTGCCATCAGCCTGGCTTCCATGACATACATGATGGCCAGCGGTATTTCTGCTGCTGCCGGTATTAAAAGCGGTAACAATTTCGGAAAGAAAGACTTTATTTCCCTGCGGTTGTCGGCTATTGCCAGTTACCACATGGTACTGGTACTGATGGGCTTTACTGCCCTGCTCTTTACGGTATTTAATTACCTGTTGCCGGCAATGTATATCCAGGATCAGCAGGTAATAACCATTGCCGCACACCTGCTCCTGATTGCGGCATTCTTCCAGCTGTTCGATGGTACGCAGGTAGTAGGACTTGGAATTCTCCGCGGGCTGGGCGACGTAAAGGTGCCTACGCTCATTACACTGGTAGCCTATTGGGTACTGGGTATTCCGTTGGCTTACCTGTTGGGTATCCGGTTGGAATATGGTGTACAAGGCATCTGGTGGGCATTGCTGCTGGGCTTACTGGTGGCTTCTATCCTACTGTTTATGCGTTTCCATGCAAAATCGAAACGTTACGCGCAGGAATAA